One region of Oncorhynchus nerka isolate Pitt River linkage group LG22, Oner_Uvic_2.0, whole genome shotgun sequence genomic DNA includes:
- the LOC115104916 gene encoding forkhead box protein H1-like isoform X2, which produces MTKHRGGQSMLAPPALYLRSPSLEGHQDHQLDFQIHPLSNTARSSPAQHWPYFPIQASVQQSPRLEKPAPDQFSLASAPMDKATPLDQEQSWDEEKNAKSGKKNAKSGKKKNYQRYPKPPYSYLAMITMVIQNSPEKKLTLSEILKEISTLFPFFEGKYKGWRDSVRHNLSSYDCFVKVLKDPGKPQGKGNFWAVEESLVPLELLKRQNTAVSRQDETIFAQDLAPYILHGHQHKPDAEPPAPPPPVTALPPGPPVTALPPGPPVTALPPGPPVTALLSFPTRQHSSLQEELYRPKLDSSFAIDSLLHSLRPASAAGEPGRDCWGVELHTRPHPRHSSTACSASASPASSSSDEDWRGVSQGGKRVPEGEAGSDGYEDCRLPPHKSARRVSAPPWELPTSYAKYTPPNAVAPPSMRFNGGPLIPLGMPLYGYGGSPVTSSHFVGHAYWPLLPSGRPPLIMDLDAMLQSVPPNKSVFDVLGPPNQSSHQPAGQYTLQSGTPLRCHPHY; this is translated from the exons ATGACAAAGCACCGGGGGGGTCAGAGCATGCTGGCACCACCCGCTCTCTACCTGCGCTCGCCTAGCCTGGAAGGCCACCAAGATCATCAACTTGACTTCCAGATCCATCCTCTGAGCAACACAGCGCGGagctctccagcccaacactggCCCTACTTCCCAATCCAGGCGTCAGTCCAACAGTCTCCACGGCTCGAGAAGCCTGCCCCTGACCAATTCAGCCTGGCCTCAGCGCCCATGGATAAAGCGACGCCGCTAGACCAGGAGCAATCTTGGGACGAGGAGAAAAATGCGAAAAGTGGAAAGAAAAATGCGAAAAGTGGAAAGAAAAAAAACTATCAGCGCTACCCCAAACCACCCTACTCCTACCTCGCAATGATTACCATGGTCATCCAAAACTCTCCAGAGAAGAAGCTTACTTTGTCTGAG atTCTAAAGGAGATTAGTACACTTTTCCCTTTTTTTGAAGGGAAATACAAGGGCTGGCGGGACTCAGTGAGACACAACCTCTCTTCCTACGACTGCTTTGTTAAG GTATTGAAGGATCCTGGTAAGCCCCAGGGGAAGGGCAACTTCTGGGCTGTGGAGGAGAGCCTTGTGCCCCTGGAGCTCCTCAAGAGACAGAACACTGCCGTGTCGCGCCAGGATGAGACCATCTTCGCCCAGGACCTCGCCCCTTACATCCTGCATGGGCACCAACATAAGCCAGATGCAGAGCCCCCGGCCCCACCGCCACCAGTCACTGCTCTACCCCCAGGCCCACCTGTCACTGCTCTACCCCCAGGCCCACCTGTCACTGCTCTACCCCCAGGCCCACCTGTCACTGCTCTACTCTCCTTTCCCACCAGACAACACTCCTCCCTTCAGGAGGAGCTGTACCGGCCCAAGCTGGACTCATCCTTTGCCATTGACTCCCTCCTTCACAGCCTGAGGCCGGCCAGCGCTGCAGGAGAGCCTGGCAGGGACTGCTGGGGGGTGGAGCTCCACACTCGTCCACACCCTCGCCACTCCTCCACTGCCTGCAGCGCCTCAGCCAgccccgcctcctcctcctccgatgAGGACTGGAGGGGCGTGTCGCAGGGAGGGAAGCGGGTGCCTGAGGGAGAAGCGGGATCAGATGGGTACGAGGACTGCAGACTCCCTCCACACAAGTCTGCCCGCAGAGTCTCCGCCCCTCCCTGGGAGCTGCCCACCTCGTATGCCAAGTACACACCGCCCAACGCCGTGGCCCCGCCCAGCATGCGGTTTAATGGGGGCCCTCTGATTCCACTAGGGATGCCTCTGTATGGCTATGGGGGGTCTCCTGTCACATCCAGTCATTTTGTAGGTCATGCCTACTGGCCCCTCTTACCCAGCGGTCGCCCTCCCCTCATTATGGACTTGGACGCTATGCTCCAGTCAGTACCGCCCAATAAGAGTGTGTTTGATGTGCTGGGTCCACCCAATCAGTCGTCTCACCAGCCTGCTGGTCAGTATACCCTACAGAGTGGGACCCCTCTCAGGTGTCATCCCCATTATTGA
- the LOC115104916 gene encoding forkhead box protein H1-like isoform X1 translates to MVFNPPLCFPHMLNSRQSQERDGVNLANPTCFAERQPASGLEPAVCQGLRADSLPLLSDRAARSVPRLISMTKHRGGQSMLAPPALYLRSPSLEGHQDHQLDFQIHPLSNTARSSPAQHWPYFPIQASVQQSPRLEKPAPDQFSLASAPMDKATPLDQEQSWDEEKNAKSGKKNAKSGKKKNYQRYPKPPYSYLAMITMVIQNSPEKKLTLSEILKEISTLFPFFEGKYKGWRDSVRHNLSSYDCFVKVLKDPGKPQGKGNFWAVEESLVPLELLKRQNTAVSRQDETIFAQDLAPYILHGHQHKPDAEPPAPPPPVTALPPGPPVTALPPGPPVTALPPGPPVTALLSFPTRQHSSLQEELYRPKLDSSFAIDSLLHSLRPASAAGEPGRDCWGVELHTRPHPRHSSTACSASASPASSSSDEDWRGVSQGGKRVPEGEAGSDGYEDCRLPPHKSARRVSAPPWELPTSYAKYTPPNAVAPPSMRFNGGPLIPLGMPLYGYGGSPVTSSHFVGHAYWPLLPSGRPPLIMDLDAMLQSVPPNKSVFDVLGPPNQSSHQPAGQYTLQSGTPLRCHPHY, encoded by the exons ATGGTGTTCAACCCTCCATTGTGTTTTCCTCACATGCTGAATAGTAGGCAATCCCAGGAACGAGACGGGGTCAATCTGGCTAATCCAACTTGTTTTGCTGAGAG GCAGCCAGCCAGCGGCCTGGAGCCAGCAGTCTGCCAGGGGTTAAGGGccgactccctccctctcctgtccgaTCGTGCAGCCCGATCTGTCCCCAGGTTGATCAGCATGACAAAGCACCGGGGGGGTCAGAGCATGCTGGCACCACCCGCTCTCTACCTGCGCTCGCCTAGCCTGGAAGGCCACCAAGATCATCAACTTGACTTCCAGATCCATCCTCTGAGCAACACAGCGCGGagctctccagcccaacactggCCCTACTTCCCAATCCAGGCGTCAGTCCAACAGTCTCCACGGCTCGAGAAGCCTGCCCCTGACCAATTCAGCCTGGCCTCAGCGCCCATGGATAAAGCGACGCCGCTAGACCAGGAGCAATCTTGGGACGAGGAGAAAAATGCGAAAAGTGGAAAGAAAAATGCGAAAAGTGGAAAGAAAAAAAACTATCAGCGCTACCCCAAACCACCCTACTCCTACCTCGCAATGATTACCATGGTCATCCAAAACTCTCCAGAGAAGAAGCTTACTTTGTCTGAG atTCTAAAGGAGATTAGTACACTTTTCCCTTTTTTTGAAGGGAAATACAAGGGCTGGCGGGACTCAGTGAGACACAACCTCTCTTCCTACGACTGCTTTGTTAAG GTATTGAAGGATCCTGGTAAGCCCCAGGGGAAGGGCAACTTCTGGGCTGTGGAGGAGAGCCTTGTGCCCCTGGAGCTCCTCAAGAGACAGAACACTGCCGTGTCGCGCCAGGATGAGACCATCTTCGCCCAGGACCTCGCCCCTTACATCCTGCATGGGCACCAACATAAGCCAGATGCAGAGCCCCCGGCCCCACCGCCACCAGTCACTGCTCTACCCCCAGGCCCACCTGTCACTGCTCTACCCCCAGGCCCACCTGTCACTGCTCTACCCCCAGGCCCACCTGTCACTGCTCTACTCTCCTTTCCCACCAGACAACACTCCTCCCTTCAGGAGGAGCTGTACCGGCCCAAGCTGGACTCATCCTTTGCCATTGACTCCCTCCTTCACAGCCTGAGGCCGGCCAGCGCTGCAGGAGAGCCTGGCAGGGACTGCTGGGGGGTGGAGCTCCACACTCGTCCACACCCTCGCCACTCCTCCACTGCCTGCAGCGCCTCAGCCAgccccgcctcctcctcctccgatgAGGACTGGAGGGGCGTGTCGCAGGGAGGGAAGCGGGTGCCTGAGGGAGAAGCGGGATCAGATGGGTACGAGGACTGCAGACTCCCTCCACACAAGTCTGCCCGCAGAGTCTCCGCCCCTCCCTGGGAGCTGCCCACCTCGTATGCCAAGTACACACCGCCCAACGCCGTGGCCCCGCCCAGCATGCGGTTTAATGGGGGCCCTCTGATTCCACTAGGGATGCCTCTGTATGGCTATGGGGGGTCTCCTGTCACATCCAGTCATTTTGTAGGTCATGCCTACTGGCCCCTCTTACCCAGCGGTCGCCCTCCCCTCATTATGGACTTGGACGCTATGCTCCAGTCAGTACCGCCCAATAAGAGTGTGTTTGATGTGCTGGGTCCACCCAATCAGTCGTCTCACCAGCCTGCTGGTCAGTATACCCTACAGAGTGGGACCCCTCTCAGGTGTCATCCCCATTATTGA